From Psychroflexus torquis ATCC 700755, the proteins below share one genomic window:
- a CDS encoding DUF6268 family outer membrane beta-barrel protein, which yields MFLINLGHMNYNYKIFALLVLFGFGMNTIQAQEDEEDYSKYDDFELEDDTPVKRYASPKISGMSPQKFIGVSFDAQMPYKYEFSNVTFPQSLDNGFDVDEENPAINETGRANFTGGFRLNTNIPIISKSSFVWQSGINFMDTRYNIRENLNSPRSPTFLPDGTEARSLGRILNEDGLRNINWTNTFFFPLNETEFLVFQTQMDLSGNYGLDEFQSLSTIRYSAAAIYGRRVNDYFRWGVGVSRTYRVGNLNYVPVIMFDWTSDNKKWGTEILFPARAYLRYNINQNSLLLAGFDLEGQSYRIDDYSVNGNSYEIRRGEVRPKLEFQTKISGYIWASVQAGLRYDWSYDADELDGDADFFRGFFGDQDFGMVNSFENPFFFNVGLNFVSP from the coding sequence ATGTTTTTAATCAATCTTGGACATATGAATTACAATTACAAAATTTTTGCGCTGCTTGTACTTTTTGGTTTTGGTATGAATACAATTCAAGCTCAAGAGGATGAAGAAGATTACAGTAAGTATGATGATTTTGAATTGGAGGATGACACTCCGGTAAAACGCTATGCTAGTCCTAAAATTTCTGGGATGAGTCCCCAGAAATTTATAGGGGTTAGTTTTGATGCTCAGATGCCCTATAAGTATGAGTTTTCAAATGTCACCTTTCCTCAATCTCTTGATAATGGTTTTGATGTAGATGAGGAGAATCCAGCTATTAATGAAACTGGGCGAGCAAATTTTACTGGTGGTTTCAGATTGAACACCAACATTCCTATTATTTCAAAAAGTAGTTTTGTTTGGCAATCGGGAATTAATTTTATGGATACGCGTTATAATATAAGAGAAAATTTGAATTCTCCTCGGTCTCCAACATTCCTTCCAGATGGGACCGAAGCAAGAAGTTTAGGTCGTATTCTAAATGAGGATGGACTTCGAAATATCAACTGGACCAATACCTTCTTTTTCCCTCTGAATGAGACAGAATTTTTAGTGTTTCAAACTCAGATGGATTTAAGTGGTAATTACGGTTTGGACGAATTCCAGTCTTTGAGCACCATTAGATATAGTGCAGCTGCTATCTATGGAAGACGGGTAAATGATTATTTCCGATGGGGAGTAGGTGTATCTAGAACATATAGAGTCGGAAATCTAAATTATGTGCCTGTTATCATGTTTGATTGGACTTCTGATAATAAAAAATGGGGAACAGAGATCTTATTTCCAGCTAGAGCGTATTTGCGTTACAACATCAACCAAAACTCACTTCTTCTTGCAGGATTTGATTTAGAGGGTCAAAGTTACCGCATAGATGATTATTCAGTTAATGGAAATTCTTATGAAATACGAAGAGGAGAAGTTAGACCTAAATTGGAATTTCAAACTAAAATTTCAGGATACATCTGGGCAAGTGTCCAAGCTGGACTCAGATATGATTGGTCTTATGATGCTGATGAATTAGACGGTGATGCAGATTTTTTTAGAGGATTTTTTGGCGACCAGGATTTTGGAATGGTAAATAGTTTTGAAAATCCTTTTTTCTTTAATGTAGGGCTTAATTTTGTAAGTCCATAA